Within the Chromobacterium paludis genome, the region AAAAAACTGTCGAGGGTCCGCCCGCCGCGCGTGCAGATCACCTATGACGTGGAGATCGGCGACGCGATCGAAACCAAGGAACTGCCCTTCGTGCTGGGCGTGCTGGGCGACTATTCCGGCCACAGCAAGGAACCGCTGCCGAAGATGAAGGAGCGCAAGTTCGTCCAGATCGACCGCGACAACTTCGACGAAGTGCTGAAGGGCATGGCCCCGCGCCTGGCGATGAAGGTGGACAACGCGCTGAAGGACGACGGCAGCCAGCTGGGCGTGGAACTGGAGTTCCAGAGCCTGTCCGACTTCGAACCGCAAAACGTGGTGCGCCAGATCGAGCCGCTGAATCAGCTGCTGGAGGCGCGCACCCGCCTGGCCGACCTGCGCAACAAGCTGTCCGGCAACGACAAGCTGGAAGAGCTGCTCGACGAAGTGGTGCGCGACACCGAGAAGCTGCGCCAGATCGGCCAGCAAGCCGGCAAGCAGGAAGGAGGCGAACAGTGAGCGCGGAACTGCAACAACAGGCCGCTCCGGCCGCCGCCGATGCCTCCAGCCTGCTCGACAACATCATCGAGCAGAGCCGCATTGCCTCCAATGAGAGCGAAAAGAGCCACACCCGCGACTTGATCGGCGAACTGGTGGACCAGGTATTGCAAGGCAGCGTCACCGTCTCGCGCGACCTGTCGGCCAGCATAGACGCGCGCATCGCCGAGATCGACCAGCTGATCTCCGACCAGCTGAACAATGTGATGCACCATGCCGACTTCCAGAAACTGGAAGCGTCCTGGCGCGGCCTGAACTATCTGGTGATGCAGTCTGAGACCGGCACCCAGCTGAAGATCAAGGTGCTGAACGCGTCCAAGAAGGACCTGGTCAAGGACTTCAAGTCCGCCGCCGAGTTCGACCAGAGCGCGCTGTTCAAGAAAATCTACGAAGAAGAATACGGCACTTTCGGCGGCGCGCCTTATGGCGCCCTGGTGGGCGACTACGAATTCACCCGCCATCCGGAAGACTTCTACCTGATGGAAGAGCTGTCGCACGTGGCCGCTTCCGCCCATGCGCCGCTGATCTCATCGGCCGCGCCGGGCCTGTTTGGCCTGGAAACCTTCGCCGATATCGGCAAGCCGCGCGACCTGAGCAAGATTTTTGACACCGTCGAGTATGCCAAGTGGAAATCTTTCCGCGAATCGGAAGACTCTCGGTATGTCGGCCTGGTGCTGCCGCACGTCCTGGGCCGCCTGCCGTACGGCCGCGACAACGTGCCGGTGGAGGCGTTTGACTTCGAGGAAAACGTCGACGGCAGCAACCACGACAAATATCTGTGGACCAACGCGGCTTACGCCTTCGCCGCGCGTCTGACCGACGCCTTCGCCCAGTATGGCTGGCTGGCCGCCATCCGCGGCGTGGAGGGCGGCGGCCTGGTGGAAGGCCTGCCGGCTCACACCTTCAAGACCGACGACGGCGAAGTGGCGCTGAAGTGTCCGACCGAAGTCGCCATTACCGACCGCACGGAAAAGCTGCTGTCCGATCTGGGCTTTATCTCGCTGGTGCACTGCAAGAACACCGACTACGCGGCCTTCTTCGGCGGCCAGTCTGCGCAAAAGGCCAAGACCTACAACACGGACTCGGCCAACGCCAACGCGCGTCTGTCCACGCAGCTGCCTTACATCTTCGCCGTGTCCCGCATCGCGCATTACATGAAATCCATCATGCGCGACAAGATCGGCAGCTTCGCCTCGCGCCAGAACGTGCAGGACTACCTGAACACTTGGCTGTCGCAGTACGTGCTGCTGGACGACTCCGCCAGCCAGGAGGCCAAGGCGAAATACCCGTTGCGCGAAGCGCGCGTGGACGTGGTGGAAGTGCCGGGCAAGCCCGGCGTCTATCGCGCCGCCGCCTTCCTGCGTCCGCACTTCCAGCTGGATGAGCTGACCATTTCTCTGCGTCTGGTGGCCGAGTTGCCGCAACCGGCCGGCTAACGCATTGCTCGCTAGGGGGGAAGCCTCCCCCATTTTTGAACCTTGTTAAGGAGAAGTACTAATGGCTTTTGATGCATTCCTGAAGATTGATGGCATTCCGGGCGAAAGCGGTGACGACAAGCACAAAGACTGGATCGAAATCCAGTCCTTCAACCACAAGCTGGAGCAGCCGGCCCAGGTTTCCGCCAGCACCGCTGGTGGCGCCACCGCCGAGCGCGTGAACCACAGCATGTTTGAAATCACCCACTTCCTGGACAAAGCCAGCCCGAAGATCTACGAAGCTTGCTGCACGGGTAAGCACATCAAGGAAATCACCATCGAGCTGTGCCGTTCCGGCGGCGACAAGCTGAAGTACATGGAAGTGAAGATGGAGCAAGTTCTGGTTTCCAAGGTTGAGCCGCAAGGTTCCGCCAACGACACCGGCTTCCCGTCTGAAAAAGTGAGCTTCAGCTACGGCAAGATCAAGTGGACCTACACCCAGCAGAAGCGTGCCGACGGCCAAGGCGGCGGCAACGTCAGCGCGGGTTGGGACCTCACCGCCAACAAGACCATCGCCTAATTCCAACCATGGAATGACGACCCGCCCGCCTTCGGGCGGGTTTTATGCCTTTTTTTAGTCAAGTGGGAAAATCTGTCATGAAACGTTTGTTGACCGCCGTGCTTGTTTCCGCGCTCTGCGCCGCCTGCGCTACGCCCAAGAAAACGGAGCCAGCCGCAAGCCAGGCTGCCAAAGCCACCCAGGCCGCTGCCAATGATCCCAAAGTGCTGATCGCCAAGCAGGCCGCCGCCAACTACGCCGCCGACGCAACCCTGATTCCGTTCGACAAGATGAGCGCCAAGCTCAGCCCGGTGGGCGAGGCCCAGCTGGATCTGCTGGTGCCCAA harbors:
- the tssB gene encoding type VI secretion system contractile sheath small subunit produces the protein MGKESTQKKLSRVRPPRVQITYDVEIGDAIETKELPFVLGVLGDYSGHSKEPLPKMKERKFVQIDRDNFDEVLKGMAPRLAMKVDNALKDDGSQLGVELEFQSLSDFEPQNVVRQIEPLNQLLEARTRLADLRNKLSGNDKLEELLDEVVRDTEKLRQIGQQAGKQEGGEQ
- the tssC gene encoding type VI secretion system contractile sheath large subunit, with translation MSAELQQQAAPAAADASSLLDNIIEQSRIASNESEKSHTRDLIGELVDQVLQGSVTVSRDLSASIDARIAEIDQLISDQLNNVMHHADFQKLEASWRGLNYLVMQSETGTQLKIKVLNASKKDLVKDFKSAAEFDQSALFKKIYEEEYGTFGGAPYGALVGDYEFTRHPEDFYLMEELSHVAASAHAPLISSAAPGLFGLETFADIGKPRDLSKIFDTVEYAKWKSFRESEDSRYVGLVLPHVLGRLPYGRDNVPVEAFDFEENVDGSNHDKYLWTNAAYAFAARLTDAFAQYGWLAAIRGVEGGGLVEGLPAHTFKTDDGEVALKCPTEVAITDRTEKLLSDLGFISLVHCKNTDYAAFFGGQSAQKAKTYNTDSANANARLSTQLPYIFAVSRIAHYMKSIMRDKIGSFASRQNVQDYLNTWLSQYVLLDDSASQEAKAKYPLREARVDVVEVPGKPGVYRAAAFLRPHFQLDELTISLRLVAELPQPAG
- a CDS encoding Hcp family type VI secretion system effector, producing MAFDAFLKIDGIPGESGDDKHKDWIEIQSFNHKLEQPAQVSASTAGGATAERVNHSMFEITHFLDKASPKIYEACCTGKHIKEITIELCRSGGDKLKYMEVKMEQVLVSKVEPQGSANDTGFPSEKVSFSYGKIKWTYTQQKRADGQGGGNVSAGWDLTANKTIA
- a CDS encoding OmpA family protein; its protein translation is MKRLLTAVLVSALCAACATPKKTEPAASQAAKATQAAANDPKVLIAKQAAANYAADATLIPFDKMSAKLSPVGEAQLDLLVPKLKTAKSILVRGHCYRRDIGNAKAAAQTRAVAVREYLVEAGVPSSRIVMRYDTERSLHAVRLVVR